Within Populus trichocarpa isolate Nisqually-1 chromosome 6, P.trichocarpa_v4.1, whole genome shotgun sequence, the genomic segment GTTTAGTCAATTAATTACAGGGTTTAATCCATAGCTAACCAAGATAAGTTCTTGCTGCTGTAGAATGTTTGTGGTTGGGAGTAGGACAAGAATGCAACACATTCATTGATAATCtatcttcttccttcttcttttcatcTAGTAGAACACATCTATCCTTTCCCTCACAGAATACACAAAAGGATGAGAAAGGCTATCCGCACAACTTTTCCATACCACGGGGGGGGGGCAAGGAAATGATGCAGGATTCTGAGACTCAAATTAGGTCAAACAAATCATTGACATTCATTGCAATCACGTTCTTCCATGCATGCAAGAACTGAATTGCGGCAGAAGCACCAATACTCTCTTGCCGGGATAGACAACCATGGCATTGTTGAAGGCAGGCAAGTCCCCAAAGTAGATACGGTTCTGTGAAACAAATGGAAATGTGAGGAGATGAGAGAATAAAGTCTACAAGTAGATTGACATAAGCAGACAGAATGCCAGCTATTAGAAACCTGTGAGATGAGATGGATATGAACATGAATATTCACAAGAAACTAACTCACCTTTTACCAGTAAGAGCTCCATGAGCTGATGTAATGGCAAAATCAGAAACTCCGGAGAAAACCTTCCTATAGTGAGGCAAAACTACTTGTCCTGCAACATTTTTCTCATTACAGTTGGCCCGATATAAATCATAACAAAGGCACCAAGAATTAAAGTGCCAGGTGAATGTATTTTCATCTGaggaatttttttgttaagtagTTTCTACTTGAAACTTATGACCAAGTTTGTAAAATGTTAAGATCTGTAGGTTCACCCCCTTCAACTGGAGATTAATACCTGAATTTGTTGGCAAGCGAAGAAACAACGAGGCATATTCAAAAGTGGGAAGAAAAGAACTGAGAGGAAAAGAGTAGATGATACCTAAAATGAAGTGAATGGTGATTGAAATTCACATGGTTACCTAATTTTCCAGGAATATCTTAGGCTAAATGATGTACTTGGGAGAAATCCATGCCTGAATTAGGAATAACGTTCTAAATTCATGGTCATGTCATTGCAGATTACACCGTTGCTGACTTATTTACTGATTTTCCACTTCCCCAACTTGGTTCAGCTACTAGACAGCTCATGCAGAGTACTAACTACTGAGAGAGCAACTCTGTCTTGAATAGAATGACCACGCATCtctcaaaataagcccaaaatattCAGCGTGCCAATCTACTCCTACCACAACCGGAAATGCAAAGACATCCCTGCTGCTACCATGCATTAGGTGATAGTAAAAACAATTGAACGAAAAATAGACTGACTCACCTATACTCAAAAAGTTGCTGTGGAGAAATGAGACCATAATGCTGGGTCTGTTTTCGCCTCTGTCGTTGTTTCGATAAGACTTCTTGGAGGAAGAACATACTTTGTCATGACGTGCAAACTCCAGAGAATCATTCTGACAAGATGCAATTTCAAACCAAATCCCAGAGGGAAATCTTCTCCGTCTCATCAACCAAaggaaaattttaatatatggtgTGCTATGAATCATGGATATTGTGACTTCAATCAATATACAAGAAAGAGCAATGGTTGTGCTCAAAATGGTGAAGAACATGTAGAAAACAGAAGTTGTTGGTAACAGAAGGAGAAGTGGAGTGAACAGAAGGGAACCCACAATATGTTGCTTCACAGTGTAGTCATAGCTATCTAATCTCTGACGCAAAGGATTCCACTTTCGACCCCTGTCAACAGTTAGAGGAACTCTGTGAGCAACATGAATCAAAGAAACAGCACAACCATAGACATATTATCAATTACAATGACAGTCCACTGATTAAAGTATCTAAATCGAACACTGAAGCACAGATAAATAAACGAGATTTTCCTTCTCAGTTCCGTTGCAAAGAGTATTGGACGATAACAAGGTTATCTAGAATGATctatttcaatcaaatatagCATCCACTAACCATATCTCAAATTTACTACTCTTGTTACATGTAACTTGGAATCTTTCTTGCATTGGAAGCTAATCAACGGCCTTTCATTGAAACCCAAGGTCAGTAACATCACATATATAACAAAGACATCAATTGCTTGCATATGGGAATGTGCACGCATGAGAATGTGGAGATCAAGGATGCAGAGCACCTTCGCTATCGACCACATGACATGCCCCATAAGTTGCGCCATCACAAATTACAGAAAACAGACAATGGTTTATTTAACAGTAACTACTTTTGGTTGACAATTGCAGATAGAATCTTCAGGGGATGGTCAAGTTTTACCTGAAAAGACGCCAGAGAGCTGCTAAAGCCTGAATTTGCCAGGAATACAAAAGTGAGATTGCCCAATGAAGAGTTGACACATGCAATGTTGCTATGGAAGCCATATCTATGATCAAAGCAGCAGGAATAGTTGCCCCAAAAAGAATCCCCAGTAGAGCAAGTCCtttgatgaaataaatgaagagaaAACCAATAAAGATCCAAAGGGTGGACCAAATTTGTATTGCATTAAGAGAAATCATGCCAAGAACTCCTGCCAGTTCTGTATTCAACTTGAAACCTGCTGGCACTCCCATCAACCACACAGAACCTGAGCGCAATAACTCATTGGTAATGACATTGGCAAAGGTCAAAATCCATTGGCAAACAGATTCAGCATGAATTAAGAGTGCCAAGCCCATCAAATTTCCCAAAAGAAGATCAACAGCTAAACTTGACCACATAGAATTCCTATGTAACACAGCATTCTCCTTATATTCCACGCATGACTGTGACCTTCAgagtaaaatttttaaaaaaatcagaatgaCGAGGaatgaataataaaacttgTTCCAAAAACTCATGACAACAGGAGGTTCAGAATATCGGATGTAAAGAGCATCAATTGCGGCCCCGGTTTCGAAAAGAAACTTTACATGCAGGTTCAACAGGTTACTTGTTCATTAAAATTCCACAAGCAAGTCAAGCAGAGGACAACTCAAGAGTGTATGAAATCAGGCCATGAGGAGGAAGATCCAACTTTTATTTCCCATTAAAGAAGCAAATAATTCTTACAATTCTATAGTGATTGATAAAATTggtattaaactaaaaaatgtcACACCATATTCCATTTCACAAAATGGTAAAATCTTATGAGTCATGGCATTTGAAACTTAATATGACTAAAGAACTCTGCCATCACCTAAGGCCATTATCTTGAAGAACGATGGGCCAGTACAAAATCTGACAACAGCGGATTTGAATTTGTGTCCATGTAGTGCAGAACACCCTCGCTGATGTAGTGTATATCCGTGTTTTTGAtccaaaacttgaaaaattatggAATAACTGGAGAACAATGTAGAATAGAGTGGAAATTGTTGCCACAAAAATGGCCAATACTTGCCACATGAAAGCAATAGACCTGAAAAGACACAGcaaactccataaaaaaaatgcaaccaGAGCGGGAGGTGGTGGGCAACAAAGTTTGCTAGACAGTACctgctgatgatgatgaaaaaccCAGAAACAGATCTCTTAAAGCCTACACGTGTCTCAAGAGCTAATTTAGCAGCTGCAGCACTGTTGATAGCCAGAATGACTGTATCCTGTTCATGAAACATGGAAATCAACTTAAGAAGCACACAAATGAACCATTTTCACAAAATGAATCTGGTAACTAGATTACCAAGTCCAATAGAGGCTGATTTTTCTCAAGTTCATTAACCCACTTGGGTTTCTTGACAGGATCTTTCACTGGCTTGGAAGACTTCCAAAGATTCAGTGAGAAATGGTGCACCCCATATACAGGAATTTCATAAACGACAACCTAAATTTGGTCAAACAATAAGAAACAAGAGACAATTAACATCACTACCAACTACAGACGAAAACAGAATGTCGCGTAGTAGAAGTAAGCATGACTTACATACGTGAACATTGCAATGAGAAACTATCTGCCCATTCCAATGCAAGTGATGCAGTTTTGGAACCCGGTGAACGTCTTTACCATATCCTTCACAAGAATCATACACCAACCGAATCCAAAGCCCGTTTTCAACACACTCTTTCCTGCATTGTTCATGCGACCCATCAAGTTCATTGCACCCACAACTACTCCCTCCATCCTTTCCATCGGACAGATCCCGGCTATTCATCACCGAATCAAAACCATCAGTAAATGAATTCCTCCAATCACCACCTTCCATTCCATCCCTCGACATTTTCCCATTACCTCTTCCATACAAAACACACTGACCCAAAAGTGAAAAGGCCGCTCTCTCCTGTAAAAACACAGGCATTTTCCCATTTACGCCGCGGAGAATCTCCTGTTTAGATAAATAACAACCCAGTTAAATTTCTTTCGCATAACCCACTTCGCTACCACTAAAATCTAACCTTTTAGTAGGATTACAACAGCTTTCAATACTACATTgactggaaaaaaatcaaacctaaaCCATAACTTCCTAGGCAAAAAGTTGATAACTAGCATTATTTAAATTGTTccacaatgaaaacaaaaaagaagcaaaacccAGTAAAATTTAACGTGTGTTTCATAAAAAGATACCGAGAAAAAAGACTACAATCACTTCTTTTTTACCTGGAGCGTAGAATTGGAGTGAGAAAATGAAGCTTCGTTGCAAGCAAAGGCCACTACAACATCAACAGAAACAGAAGAACAAGAAGCAAACCAACCGAGCAAGAGATTATTCTTATTCAAAGGTGTTGCTGGTTCAGATGAAGCTAGTTGATTTGGCCACCAAATTCTTAACTTGGTTCTCATTTTTGTGAAATCGCTGCTGCGGCAACTGGGATATCATAGAAGAAGCTGAAAAGCCCCGTTGCGAAGCAATGATGCAAGTGGAGGCATGATGGGCCTCGACTCCTTTTATAATGGGCCAAACTTGATAATAATCTATCTGCATTTTATTTGCCCAGAAACATTCTAAGCTTTAATTTTACCTCTTAGAAAAAGGTTTGGTTCCGATGATGAGAAGTCTGGCTGTCAAATTCCATTAGAGAACGGGTTTGGGTTTTGAAAAAGGATTTGGATTgttgaattaatttatgatttatcaggttaattatttttttattatattaaaaatttttatcaatataatattttatcatattcaattaaaatttcattgcaGGTTATATTTCATATCTTGAATTTCTCgacttaatttattaaaatgaggGTTTAAGTATGTATTTAATAacatattgtgtttttaattaaaaatatattaaaaaaattttaatgggGTTTAAATGTGTATTTGGTAAAGTGGTgcaaagtattttaaaattaaaaatatattaaaataattttttattttttacatagcacattaaaactataaaaaaaacttaaaaatacatcaatttaatattttttaaaacaaaaaataatttaaaaatcactttagaaaataaaaattactaaatatCAGGGAGTATAAcaattatgacaaaaaaaaatctcagatcttagatttgattttttgttacgtGCGCGCGCGTGTAAATTTCATGAGCAGGAAACAAGAACATGCTTGATTTCTTGTATCTGTGGCAAACAAATTACCCTAATTAGGTTAGGTTAGCTGGATCCACACATCAAAGACTTCACTATGAATCACAGgcataattagaaaataaaataaaagtttgtctCGTggtgtatttttagtttttgatacATTATAATACATCACCGttgtaattattgattttttttattaacatgggtattCGGGTCAATTTGTATCAACCTCGACTGATCCCATGGGCCCTGagattaacgaccatgtaagcctccaatgaccatgaggtttgtgagactcgaactggtaaccTCTAGTGAGTAAACTTAAGGTCTGACCAGTTGAACTACACCtcttagggttaattttttttttttttatcatagatGTAAAGCATGGATGTtacattttagaattttaattttttttatataattatttcttaaatcatgttatttattGATGGCCAGCATGTACAGCCATGTAAAAATTACATAATcaattatgataatttaagCTGGGAATTttgctaaaataatatattagaaacGATAAAATTAACTTGATCAGAACTATAATAACACGTTAAAGAGTTGTTTTGTTATGCAAGAACAGATCAAGTCATTACTcgtatttattaatattaagttTTAACATATACTGCACGTGGTAATCATGATCGTTGAGTCTTCGTGGCTTTTCGCAACAAAAACATAGctattactttgtttttctgatcaagtatgataatatatttaatgtgAATTGTTTTAACATGGTTAATTCGGTttagaccaaaattaatataatttattattgttttaatattttaaaaaataatgtatttttaatttatttcaaaatcaaaccatGTTTCTCCCCTTTGATgccgggttaaaaaaaaatgccaaagTTTTTTACACAGGGAAAGGCCACGAaagcacaatatttttttattacttgttTAATGTCTTTAAGCTTGAATTTTAAGGGAAGATGATATGATAATCAAGGAGGATTATCTCCCTTTGATTTACCGAATTCTATcatcagattaatttttttaaaataatttattttaatgtacaagacaaatataaaaaaatatattgataaaattgtaaaaaaaaaataatttaatcaaatgataaaaaagaaaaaaaaaaaaacaaaggatgtGGAATCTGGATAGACATGAATTTTTACagtacatgtattttttatatatttaattattaggaCACTCTTTTGGATGGCATGGCGGGATCTGTAAGGTGTCATTGTAAGATCATGTTTTTATCTTACCGACCAGCAAGCCACGTGTTAAACGCGCCCAGCGGGGTGTTGGGTTACCTAATGTGGTCCCACCTCCAAAGACGCGTCATCATCAAATTCCATGATCCTGGCCATTGATGATTTCAAAATTACATCGCAGCCGTTTTGAGTAGGTAGCTTTTTCATCGCAGCTCAATAATTGCCCACATGGGTGGGTCCATGATTCatgtattctttctttttttccttgtattttaattgaaaaatatactaaattctttagatttcttttatattctttatattaatatattaaaacattgaagaatattttgaaatattaatttaatattttactcatacaaaaaatagtttggacaacttttattctattttaaaacacaaaatacatactatttttttttattatcacagtttttttttatatacatactAAAGTATgggcaaataaaagaaaagaaataaatatttacacttAACCCCAAAACAAATACTATATATTGTTTCCATGTCCCACTAGATTGACACTTAAGGCCTTAATTACCTCCCGTGTTGTTAACTTCCTTGACTTTTCCTCTCCTGTCTCCATCCCCCACTATTGTTAGCTATTTTCTCCATCCCCCACtagattgatatttaatttaatagtaattttaatccaaattttatgcataaaaaattcaactagaaacatgtaaaaaaggattttttaaacaaaaaataaaaataaaaacaaacctaCTTATGATTTATAATTAGACACTGTTATTGAATAACTCTggattgcatttaattagtgttttaaaataaaaaaaaatataaaaataatatactgtattttcaaataaaaaagtacaTCTCATATTTTCTTACATTAGGActatccaaattattttttattagtaaataattattatattgataaaatccaatttattaattaagacTTTAAGAAATTcctacaaaatcaaataattccTTTATCACAAACAACTGTCCACCACAGtagtcaaattttatttttttctaacttgtTTAAAGGATGTTTAAAAATgtgatattaattatttgtaaaatgttttgcttaaaaatatattaaaatatatttttttattttttataaattatttttaacatcaacctattataataatttaaaacataaaaaaatattaatttaaaataaaaaataaaaaaaccttaattttttttaaatatttttaaaatataaaaaacaaattacaggaCGAGTGATACAAAGCTCGATGATGCTGCCACAGGAACCATCCTTATCTTTGAAAGTCAAAGGTCAAAAACAAACACCTGGAAACTCCGTGTTTACAACCCATTACCGGATAATAACCGGCTATTTTAAAACAATGCTGTCCAGTTAAAAcccaatcaaatcaaaataataaaaaaacaacaggcTGATTCGGTAATTCCGAACCTAAGGCTCGTAAGACCCGCACCAATCAGGTTCGGTCTCACCCGCCCTATAAATACCAACTCATTTGGCGTTTTCATCCTAACACACCCGTATCATTCGCTGTTTGGTCCTTAAGAGAAACATATATTTTGTTCTTCGTCCTCGCCTAaggtaagaagaaaaaaaaaaacaatcaggcTTTTAATTACCCGGATCTGTTTTGATTcgctttttttttgctttctatagtattttttgtttgtttgctgagAAAGCTGaaggaaaatgaaagataaaG encodes:
- the LOC7473586 gene encoding uncharacterized protein LOC7473586 — protein: MRTKLRIWWPNQLASSEPATPLNKNNLLLGWFASCSSVSVDVVVAFACNEASFSHSNSTLQEILRGVNGKMPVFLQERAAFSLLGQCVLYGRGNGKMSRDGMEGGDWRNSFTDGFDSVMNSRDLSDGKDGGSSCGCNELDGSHEQCRKECVENGLWIRLVYDSCEGYGKDVHRVPKLHHLHWNGQIVSHCNVHVVVYEIPVYGVHHFSLNLWKSSKPVKDPVKKPKWVNELEKNQPLLDLDTVILAINSAAAAKLALETRVGFKRSVSGFFIIISRSIAFMWQVLAIFVATISTLFYIVLQLFHNFSSFGSKTRIYTTSARVFCTTWTQIQIRCCQILYWPIVLQDNGLRSQSCVEYKENAVLHRNSMWSSLAVDLLLGNLMGLALLIHAESVCQWILTFANVITNELLRSGSVWLMGVPAGFKLNTELAGVLGMISLNAIQIWSTLWIFIGFLFIYFIKGLALLGILFGATIPAALIIDMASIATLHVSTLHWAISLLYSWQIQALAALWRLFRGRKWNPLRQRLDSYDYTVKQHIVGSLLFTPLLLLLPTTSVFYMFFTILSTTIALSCILIEVTISMIHSTPYIKIFLWLMRRRRFPSGIWFEIASCQNDSLEFARHDKVCSSSKKSYRNNDRGENRPSIMVSFLHSNFLSIGQVVLPHYRKVFSGVSDFAITSAHGALTGKRTVSTLGTCLPSTMPWLSIPAREYWCFCRNSVLACMEERDCNECQ